A region of Paucidesulfovibrio gracilis DSM 16080 DNA encodes the following proteins:
- a CDS encoding Hsp20/alpha crystallin family protein, with the protein MPDLKGWSYRELGRLRRDMDRLFDSLCQDYGLPGPKCAERAEIEEDDQEVRIRLVLPGLRARDLDVRVTELDLEISGRQEKATDQGHTLRGFTRRLGLPCRVQPDQVRAVYRDDVLNVILPKCRGAQCRSIHISEE; encoded by the coding sequence ATGCCCGATCTGAAAGGTTGGAGCTACCGCGAGTTGGGCAGGCTGCGGCGCGACATGGACCGGCTGTTCGACAGCCTGTGCCAGGACTATGGGCTACCCGGTCCCAAGTGCGCGGAGCGTGCGGAAATTGAGGAAGACGACCAGGAGGTCCGTATCCGCCTGGTGTTGCCCGGGTTGCGTGCCCGTGATCTGGATGTCCGCGTAACGGAGCTGGATTTGGAAATCTCCGGCAGACAGGAAAAAGCAACGGACCAGGGACACACACTGCGAGGGTTTACCCGCCGTTTGGGGCTGCCCTGCCGGGTGCAGCCCGACCAAGTGCGGGCCGTGTACCGCGACGATGTCCTCAACGTGATCCTGCCCAAATGCCGGGGCGCACAGTGCCGAAGCATCCACATTTCCGAGGAGTGA
- a CDS encoding ABC transporter substrate-binding protein, protein MYARAMRKMNTKATERSLRILRPIGRGMLLSLLLSLAWAASGFGRDQAPTGGVADQIRMVVPEDVLKDYQRFLQGRNPLEIKRFSGPHSRRDVVEVVLTQQALALGGLHATVQFVAVPTYARLLAELERGDVLLSGNTVWRTDLEQNNTTMLASDPLIPEGRFEAGLYVDSKNILALEARTTSDLRQLRGVSSRDWTPDWAAMTALCHDVLDVNDWEDMLRVLDRGRADVTLAPFPATTDLSLTIGELRLVPIPGIKTTLPGSRHLPVSAVHERGQEALHALNRGIRLLRDQGTLERAYQESGFYNAAVRHWQIVP, encoded by the coding sequence ATGTATGCACGCGCCATGCGAAAAATGAACACCAAAGCCACAGAACGCTCCCTGCGTATCCTGCGCCCCATTGGGCGGGGAATGCTGCTCAGCCTCCTGTTGTCGCTCGCGTGGGCCGCATCGGGGTTCGGCCGGGACCAGGCGCCCACGGGCGGTGTTGCGGACCAGATACGCATGGTCGTACCCGAGGATGTGCTCAAGGACTACCAGCGGTTTTTGCAAGGGCGAAATCCACTGGAAATCAAACGATTTTCCGGCCCGCACTCCCGGCGGGACGTGGTGGAAGTGGTGCTCACCCAACAGGCGCTGGCCCTGGGCGGCCTGCACGCAACCGTACAATTTGTGGCCGTTCCCACGTATGCGCGGCTGCTCGCGGAGTTGGAACGCGGGGACGTGCTGCTCTCCGGCAACACGGTCTGGCGTACGGACCTGGAACAAAATAATACCACAATGCTGGCCTCGGACCCGCTGATCCCCGAAGGGCGATTCGAGGCCGGACTCTACGTGGATTCCAAAAATATTCTGGCGCTGGAAGCACGCACCACATCGGATTTGCGGCAGCTTCGGGGCGTGTCCTCACGGGACTGGACACCAGATTGGGCCGCCATGACGGCTCTCTGCCACGACGTTCTGGACGTGAACGACTGGGAAGACATGCTTCGGGTGCTGGATCGCGGCCGGGCCGACGTGACCCTGGCACCCTTCCCGGCCACGACGGACCTTTCCCTGACCATAGGAGAACTGCGGCTGGTTCCCATCCCCGGCATCAAGACCACGCTCCCGGGTAGCCGTCACCTGCCGGTTTCCGCCGTACACGAACGGGGCCAAGAAGCCTTGCACGCCCTGAACCGGGGAATCCGACTCCTCCGGGATCAGGGAACCCTGGAACGCGCCTACCAGGAAAGCGGATTCTACAACGCCGCTGTTCGCCATTGGCAAATCGTTCCCTGA
- a CDS encoding rubredoxin-like domain-containing protein, with the protein MQGNGIQRLAEAFINESASAARCEVAALRARAEGRPQAARLLNALAVAQKVHADKALMILRGKLGDTDANLDELLEGLDQSATHYQEALTCLECATGPANGFLDQFRRTARNHAGLVRQVDERAPSAYQVCTVCGFVARENAPERCPVCDAVPERFACVD; encoded by the coding sequence ATGCAGGGAAACGGCATCCAGCGGCTGGCCGAAGCCTTTATCAATGAATCCGCGTCCGCAGCCCGGTGCGAGGTGGCGGCGCTGCGCGCCCGTGCCGAGGGTCGCCCGCAGGCCGCTCGCCTGCTCAATGCCCTGGCCGTGGCCCAGAAAGTCCACGCGGACAAGGCGCTCATGATCCTGCGCGGCAAGCTGGGAGATACGGACGCGAACCTGGACGAACTTTTGGAAGGTCTGGACCAAAGCGCGACCCATTACCAAGAGGCTCTGACCTGCCTGGAATGCGCCACCGGCCCGGCCAACGGATTTTTGGACCAGTTCCGACGCACAGCGCGCAATCATGCGGGATTGGTTCGCCAAGTGGATGAAAGAGCGCCGTCTGCGTACCAGGTATGCACCGTGTGCGGCTTTGTCGCCCGGGAAAATGCGCCGGAACGCTGCCCGGTCTGCGACGCGGTACCCGAACGGTTCGCCTGCGTGGACTGA